The following proteins are co-located in the Candidatus Cloacimonadota bacterium genome:
- a CDS encoding helix-turn-helix domain-containing protein has protein sequence MENIGNYLQEKRKEKGLSLDEVSSKTKLHVNTLKNMESNNFSSLGGDGYTKILITTYARVLGLSQREIDTLLNKAPKIDIKAPRQSNEILHPKTILIHKNFFLVILLIILIAVLTYAVVTLYESEKISWPFSRTPTPVEEPEPLQEDEPLEQDSENLDINTYNTIYPSDPEDNLSGSDSEEPIRFMTYTTDRTDYLTYYNICNENIGGDNNREYFTRYVCSF, from the coding sequence ATGGAAAATATCGGGAATTATTTACAAGAGAAGAGAAAAGAAAAAGGGCTGAGTTTAGATGAAGTTTCATCCAAGACGAAACTGCATGTCAATACCCTCAAGAACATGGAAAGTAACAATTTTTCATCTCTGGGTGGTGATGGTTACACAAAGATATTGATAACTACTTATGCTCGTGTTTTGGGATTGAGCCAGAGAGAAATAGATACCTTACTTAATAAAGCACCAAAAATTGATATAAAAGCCCCACGGCAATCGAATGAAATACTCCATCCCAAAACAATCCTTATCCATAAGAACTTCTTTCTGGTTATATTGTTGATCATCCTTATTGCCGTACTCACTTATGCTGTCGTGACTTTGTATGAAAGTGAGAAGATCTCCTGGCCTTTCTCCAGAACCCCAACACCGGTAGAAGAACCGGAACCACTGCAAGAAGATGAACCATTGGAACAGGACTCAGAAAACTTGGATATTAATACATACAATACGATCTATCCCTCAGATCCTGAAGATAATTTGTCCGGTAGCGACTCAGAAGAACCGATAAGGTTCATGACTTATACCACAGATAGAACTGATTATCTGACCTACTATAATATATGCAACGAAAACATTGGTGGAGATAATAACAGAGAATATTTTACCAGATATGTATGCTCCTTTTAG